The following are from one region of the Oscillospiraceae bacterium genome:
- a CDS encoding carbohydrate ABC transporter permease, whose product MKASHKRILKKIFSNKAKKVNRSKTGNLFIFIVLLVFGLYSALPLILAVLQSIKPLNELFLYPPRFWVESPTVDNYFSLVDLMTTSWVPFSRYTFNTILISVVGTVGHIIIAAMCAYPLAKNKVPGEKIIFGIIVYSLMIQPTVADIANYQTMASLNFLDSYWAVIIPAFGSSLGLYIMKNFISVLPDSILEAARIDGAGEFKIFWRIVMPNAKPGWLTLAIFSFQGLWNGTNSTYIYSEELKTLPYALNQIIAGGITRAGAGAAVAVVMMIVPIIFFILTQSNIMETMASSGMKD is encoded by the coding sequence ATGAAAGCATCACATAAGCGTATACTTAAAAAAATATTTTCCAACAAAGCAAAAAAGGTAAACAGAAGTAAAACGGGAAATCTTTTTATATTTATCGTTTTGCTTGTCTTTGGTCTTTACAGTGCGCTTCCTCTTATATTGGCTGTACTGCAATCAATAAAGCCTTTAAACGAGCTGTTTTTATATCCCCCGAGATTTTGGGTTGAATCGCCCACAGTCGATAACTATTTTTCCCTTGTGGATTTAATGACAACCAGCTGGGTTCCTTTTTCAAGATATACTTTCAATACAATTCTTATATCTGTTGTAGGAACTGTCGGGCATATAATAATTGCTGCGATGTGTGCATATCCTCTGGCTAAAAATAAGGTGCCGGGTGAAAAAATCATTTTCGGAATAATAGTATATTCCCTTATGATTCAGCCTACAGTTGCAGATATAGCAAATTATCAGACAATGGCGTCTCTCAATTTTCTTGACAGCTATTGGGCAGTAATAATTCCTGCCTTTGGCTCAAGCCTCGGTCTTTATATTATGAAAAATTTTATCAGCGTTCTTCCTGATTCTATACTTGAAGCAGCAAGAATAGACGGTGCTGGCGAATTTAAAATATTCTGGCGTATAGTTATGCCAAATGCAAAGCCCGGATGGCTGACTCTTGCAATATTCTCATTCCAAGGCTTGTGGAACGGAACAAACTCGACGTATATTTACAGCGAGGAGCTTAAAACCTTGCCCTATGCGTTAAATCAGATTATCGCAGGCGGTATAACAAGAGCCGGAGCAGGTGCTGCTGTTGCTGTTGTTATGATGATTGTTCCTATTATCTTCTTTATTTTAACCCAAAGCAATATTATGGAAACGATGGCATCCTCCGGAATGAAGGATTAA
- a CDS encoding sugar ABC transporter permease, giving the protein MKKNRMTQERKRSLQAYIYLAPWLVGVLMFFIYAIIQTTVYSFQTVEKSTLSFSFVGISNFRYAFQGDAEFPQLLLSSLITMLSNVPTVLIFAFFVALLLKKRFKGDFMIKAIFFLTVILSSDVFLNMMSDTSSLTAAQENAVVADGGSFFSAMESFELGEYFTEFGIDPAFFEFISDAIEGLSEIMVKSGIPIFIFLAGLYSVPESMYEAANVEGATAWESFWKITLPLMGPVLLVNIVYTIVDSFSSYLNPTLDYIYDQGIQKFNIGYASALSWIYFIIIGIILGVVVFFVNRKIYYQGG; this is encoded by the coding sequence TTGAAGAAAAATAGAATGACTCAAGAGAGAAAAAGGTCGCTTCAGGCTTACATATATCTTGCACCGTGGCTTGTCGGTGTGCTTATGTTTTTCATTTATGCAATTATTCAGACTACGGTGTATAGCTTTCAGACCGTTGAAAAATCAACGCTCAGCTTTTCCTTTGTAGGAATTTCCAATTTCAGATATGCTTTTCAAGGCGATGCAGAGTTTCCGCAGCTTTTGTTAAGCTCATTGATAACAATGCTTTCTAATGTGCCTACAGTGTTGATTTTTGCTTTCTTTGTTGCGCTTTTGTTAAAGAAACGCTTCAAGGGCGATTTTATGATAAAAGCAATTTTCTTCTTAACCGTAATTTTGTCTTCAGATGTTTTTTTAAATATGATGAGTGATACAAGCTCTCTTACTGCGGCGCAGGAAAATGCTGTTGTGGCAGATGGAGGAAGCTTTTTTTCGGCAATGGAATCCTTTGAGCTTGGCGAGTATTTTACAGAGTTTGGAATAGACCCTGCTTTTTTTGAATTTATAAGCGATGCTATTGAAGGTCTTTCTGAAATAATGGTTAAGTCCGGAATACCTATTTTCATCTTTTTGGCAGGGCTGTATTCAGTACCTGAATCAATGTATGAGGCAGCAAACGTTGAGGGAGCAACAGCGTGGGAAAGCTTTTGGAAAATCACCCTTCCCCTTATGGGTCCCGTATTGCTTGTTAATATTGTTTATACAATAGTGGATTCCTTCTCATCTTATCTTAATCCGACACTTGACTATATTTATGATCAAGGAATACAGAAATTCAATATCGGTTATGCTTCGGCATTATCTTGGATTTATTTTATTATAATAGGAATAATTTTAGGCGTTGTTGTTTTCTTTGTTAACAGAAAAATCTATTATCAGGGGGGTTAA
- a CDS encoding sugar ABC transporter permease: MMAPFLIIFFLFTVWPVIYSLGMSFTSFNVFEPAKFVGMDNYVKLFFKDDLFLTAMQNTILFALITGPVSYIMCLFFAWVVNELEGSMRAIMTTILYAPSIAGNVFIIWLVVFDGDIYGYLNSFLLQLGFIDEPIQWLQDPTHMMWIVILVQLWISLGTSFLTLRAGFNTIDKSYYEAAAVDGMKNRWQELWYVTLPMMAPHLMLSAVLSITAAFGSGHVAQILCGIPSTNYATYLLIHHLQDFGTVRYQRGYAAAIATVLFLMSVIANTLAKKFIRRVGK, from the coding sequence ATGATGGCTCCTTTCCTTATCATATTCTTTTTGTTTACTGTATGGCCTGTAATATATTCATTGGGTATGAGCTTTACAAGCTTCAATGTATTTGAGCCCGCAAAGTTTGTCGGAATGGATAATTATGTAAAGCTGTTCTTTAAAGACGATTTGTTTTTGACAGCTATGCAAAACACAATACTGTTTGCTCTTATAACAGGACCTGTAAGCTATATAATGTGTCTTTTCTTTGCATGGGTTGTAAATGAGCTTGAAGGCTCTATGCGTGCAATAATGACAACTATTTTATACGCTCCCTCAATAGCGGGAAACGTATTTATAATATGGCTTGTTGTATTTGACGGAGATATATACGGATATCTCAACAGCTTTCTTTTACAGCTTGGGTTTATTGATGAGCCTATACAATGGCTTCAAGACCCTACCCATATGATGTGGATAGTAATATTGGTTCAGCTATGGATAAGCCTTGGAACCTCCTTTCTTACCCTGAGAGCAGGCTTTAATACTATTGATAAATCATACTATGAAGCGGCAGCGGTGGACGGAATGAAAAACCGTTGGCAAGAGCTGTGGTATGTTACTCTTCCTATGATGGCACCTCATCTTATGCTTTCAGCTGTGCTTTCTATAACTGCAGCCTTTGGCTCAGGACACGTGGCACAGATTTTATGCGGTATTCCCAGTACAAACTATGCTACATATTTACTTATACATCATCTGCAGGATTTTGGTACAGTACGATATCAGAGAGGATATGCGGCGGCTATTGCTACCGTACTCTTCCTTATGTCCGTAATTGCCAATACCCTTGCAAAAAAATTCATAAGAAGGGTTGGAAAATAA
- a CDS encoding YIP1 family protein gives MIADIKFAFHVISHPFDGFWDMKHEKKGKMWVAIVCIILFAIANFISAEFSSFLFNDTKFKLADILFEFEKVGILLIVVCLANWSVTTLMEGEGTFKDIFMTFGYACLPVSIITIPATILTNVASYSEGVYINILNYGAMVWFIALLFFGLMTVHQYSLGKMVLTTILTIVAAAVIIFVYLLFFSLITRMFTFFATIFKELSFRLK, from the coding sequence ATGATAGCAGATATTAAATTTGCATTTCACGTAATTTCTCATCCGTTTGACGGCTTTTGGGATATGAAGCACGAGAAAAAGGGGAAAATGTGGGTTGCAATTGTTTGCATAATCCTTTTTGCAATTGCCAATTTTATAAGTGCTGAATTTTCCAGCTTTTTATTTAACGATACAAAATTCAAGCTTGCAGATATTCTTTTTGAGTTTGAAAAGGTAGGCATATTGCTGATTGTTGTTTGTCTTGCAAATTGGTCAGTTACGACCTTGATGGAAGGCGAAGGCACTTTTAAAGATATATTTATGACCTTTGGTTATGCCTGCTTGCCTGTAAGTATTATAACAATACCCGCAACAATACTTACAAATGTTGCATCGTACAGTGAAGGCGTATATATAAATATACTTAATTACGGTGCGATGGTCTGGTTTATAGCACTGCTGTTTTTCGGACTGATGACGGTTCATCAATATTCTCTCGGAAAGATGGTATTGACTACTATACTTACAATAGTTGCTGCGGCAGTAATAATTTTTGTATATTTGTTGTTCTTTAGCTTAATTACCCGTATGTTTACATTCTTTGCAACAATTTTCAAAGAACTGTCATTTAGATTAAAATAG
- a CDS encoding helix-turn-helix transcriptional regulator, producing the protein MNKIAEFIKMERKAANLTQEQFAKLSGIGLHALRDLEQGKDNITLHKVNQALAMFGMEAVPGRKWDES; encoded by the coding sequence ATGAATAAGATAGCCGAATTTATTAAAATGGAGCGTAAAGCCGCCAATCTAACCCAAGAGCAGTTTGCTAAGCTCTCAGGAATCGGTCTCCACGCCCTCCGCGACCTCGAACAAGGTAAAGACAACATCACACTCCATAAAGTCAACCAAGCCCTCGCAATGTTCGGTATGGAAGCCGTACCGGGCAGAAAGTGGGATGAATCATAA
- a CDS encoding extracellular solute-binding protein yields MKRIISIIICLIMVLSVLCGCGNTADTNNPADSDGKDLGGRTFKIMVNGWNIPDLKDEKDSFAQTAKKFGCNFEFIEFSDEIATYNNLVMSYLAGTADYDALVMRGYNVCPLYSASGVILNMSKHYDFKTDKTWSNPLVSSVGVWRGDRYGLPVHPVETGYAIWYNKSMLSQANIPDLWEYVENNTWTFETFREVCKKLTQVKNGKTTVYGFAGEEIFSSFMLANGGTFIDINGEKAQLKISEDANINAMQYVLDLYNVDKSIPSKALIEEWGNPSVLDMFSTGKVAMTAYGVWAGPAFQNAGMKPENLGWIYFPKGEDATDYVVPGLTPPRTMVVPSLAKNPEDIVAVLADALGYWGETKEYPKTIESYYDEVLENDQMLDILVGNNKKCYIEGAALTKYTNLYNYEGILNVYGEMTDKLLANELTPKAAVESYSSKIQSKIDVIENGINLEDYE; encoded by the coding sequence ATGAAAAGAATAATAAGCATAATTATTTGTCTTATAATGGTGCTTTCTGTATTGTGCGGCTGTGGAAACACAGCCGACACAAACAATCCTGCTGACAGCGACGGAAAAGATTTAGGCGGCAGAACCTTTAAAATTATGGTTAACGGTTGGAATATTCCCGACCTTAAGGATGAAAAGGATTCCTTTGCGCAGACAGCAAAAAAATTCGGCTGTAATTTCGAATTTATAGAGTTTTCAGACGAAATTGCAACATATAACAATCTCGTTATGAGCTATCTCGCAGGTACAGCTGACTACGATGCTCTTGTTATGAGAGGCTACAATGTATGTCCTCTTTATTCTGCATCGGGCGTTATTCTCAATATGAGCAAACACTATGATTTTAAAACTGACAAAACCTGGTCTAATCCCCTTGTTTCTTCCGTAGGCGTATGGAGGGGCGACAGATACGGTCTTCCCGTACATCCCGTTGAAACAGGCTATGCAATCTGGTATAACAAGAGTATGTTAAGTCAGGCTAATATTCCTGATTTATGGGAATATGTAGAAAACAACACCTGGACCTTTGAAACCTTCAGAGAGGTTTGTAAAAAGCTTACTCAGGTTAAAAACGGTAAGACCACAGTTTACGGCTTTGCAGGAGAAGAAATTTTCAGCTCCTTTATGCTTGCAAACGGCGGTACATTCATTGACATCAACGGCGAAAAGGCTCAGCTTAAAATATCAGAAGACGCAAATATAAACGCTATGCAGTATGTGCTTGACCTTTACAACGTTGATAAGTCCATTCCCTCCAAGGCTTTGATTGAGGAATGGGGCAACCCCTCTGTGCTTGATATGTTCTCCACAGGCAAGGTTGCTATGACAGCTTACGGTGTATGGGCAGGCCCTGCTTTCCAGAATGCAGGTATGAAGCCTGAAAATCTCGGCTGGATTTACTTCCCCAAGGGTGAAGATGCAACCGACTATGTTGTTCCCGGACTTACACCCCCAAGAACAATGGTTGTTCCCTCTCTTGCAAAAAATCCCGAAGATATAGTGGCAGTTCTTGCAGATGCTTTGGGCTATTGGGGAGAAACAAAGGAATACCCCAAAACAATCGAGAGCTATTATGATGAAGTATTGGAAAATGACCAGATGCTTGATATCCTTGTAGGTAATAATAAAAAATGCTACATCGAGGGTGCGGCTCTTACAAAATACACCAATCTTTACAATTATGAGGGCATTCTTAACGTATACGGAGAAATGACAGATAAGCTTCTTGCAAATGAGCTTACTCCTAAAGCCGCAGTAGAAAGCTACTCTTCAAAAATTCAAAGCAAAATTGATGTTATTGAAAACGGAATCAATCTGGAAGATTACGAATAA
- a CDS encoding carbohydrate ABC transporter permease, whose amino-acid sequence MNSSLLKLKALKISKKAVGIILRIIFLSGFCFVILYPVILMISRGFMSRVDLMDNEVILIFKNFTLENFKVASMLLDYGTSFKNTIIITLGCTLFSLIASLLAGYAFGRYNFKLKPVLFGILLFTIIVPPQLIMMPLYMKFKSFDILGIIELINGSPANLLNSFAPFFILSITGMGIKSGIFIYLFRQFFAGMPREIEEAAMVDGAGSFRIFATLMVPNAKTIIVMVILFSIVWQYNDVVYSQLFLTTQKVLSMQYVNLERFTQEVLEFLEMANGDIMVGMYVPLVKSAGALIILAPIIIMFLVAQKFFVESIERSGIVG is encoded by the coding sequence ATGAATAGCTCTTTACTTAAATTAAAAGCATTAAAAATCAGCAAAAAAGCTGTTGGTATAATTCTCAGGATAATATTTTTAAGCGGATTTTGTTTTGTCATACTTTACCCTGTAATATTGATGATTTCAAGAGGCTTTATGTCCAGAGTTGACCTTATGGACAATGAGGTAATTCTTATTTTTAAGAATTTTACTCTTGAAAATTTCAAGGTCGCTTCAATGCTGTTGGATTATGGGACATCATTTAAAAATACTATTATTATAACACTTGGCTGTACGCTTTTTTCGCTTATTGCATCTTTGCTGGCAGGATATGCCTTCGGAAGATATAATTTTAAGCTGAAGCCTGTTTTATTCGGTATATTGCTCTTCACAATAATTGTACCGCCTCAGCTTATTATGATGCCACTTTATATGAAATTTAAAAGCTTTGATATTTTAGGAATAATAGAGCTTATAAACGGCTCTCCTGCAAATCTTCTTAACAGCTTTGCACCCTTTTTCATTCTCTCTATAACGGGAATGGGAATAAAAAGCGGTATATTTATATATTTGTTCAGACAGTTTTTTGCAGGTATGCCAAGAGAAATTGAGGAAGCAGCTATGGTTGACGGCGCAGGCTCCTTCAGAATTTTTGCTACTCTGATGGTGCCTAACGCAAAAACAATTATAGTAATGGTAATACTTTTCTCAATCGTATGGCAATATAACGACGTAGTTTATTCACAGCTGTTTTTAACTACACAAAAGGTTCTTTCGATGCAGTATGTCAATTTAGAGCGTTTTACGCAGGAAGTGCTTGAATTCTTGGAAATGGCAAACGGCGACATTATGGTAGGTATGTATGTTCCGCTTGTTAAAAGTGCGGGAGCTCTTATTATACTCGCACCCATAATAATAATGTTTCTTGTTGCTCAGAAATTCTTTGTAGAAAGCATAGAACGTTCCGGAATAGTAGGATAA
- a CDS encoding extracellular solute-binding protein yields the protein MKKIIAFLVIISIMLGNLIIASSEEDTTLSSSNVASDYSEYKVQNAQVNKATEEIVIKAMEFSSYEGTQPQADGEILYIPDGCTVKYKLNIVEAGMYNLALCYAAAEGKGLTIERGIKINGKVPFDSAASIGLCRIFADAESFKKEGNEYRPQQKEQEVFAERYVTGSGIESDTVFEFNFESGENELELTYLSEPMKLKYIKLCRKEQVPSYSEYLSANSNNTAKASGEIKFQAEDTYLKSDASLFPLSDRSSAANEPISTVYTKLNSIGGENWSIPKQWISWKFTVKEDGWYNLGMRLRQNFNSGTVSNRSLYIDGQLPFAECEEISVKHSRQWQMFTPKNDEGSYKFYLTAGEHTITLYNSIGILSDVINRTNDSMTLLSSVYRQVMMITGPSPDAYRDYKIDKILPSAMTAFEEQSKELRAVCEELEGIAGRSSTGYASIQKLLIQLESFLEKPSSIPARLDSFRSNISDVSSWVLECINQPLLIDYFVFEPVGQEMPKANSGFFKNLVFGIEQFIQSFVNDYNNISFTDSEDISESITLWMGATVAATSGANVIGSGRDQATALKNLTDSYFIPQKKINVNVRLVDMASLLPAVASGMGPDVAIGQDRANPMNYAYRGALVNLSEFDDIKEATSDFFPEALTSFRYGDEIYALPETFAFSLMFYRTDVLSELGIEVPKTWDELYTIIPKLSNKYMTVGLPLLSTDSIELFLALLYQKGGEVYDKGYTKTLLDSEVSIEAFNEWTDFYTKYGVDQKVDLLTRFRTGESPIVITQYSFYNQIVATAPELMGKWDVTGVPGYDVNDNCVYGTGTGAVIFKNSKKKEEAWEFLKWWTNADIQVAFNQELEAILGESARIPTANAKALERLPWNSKMLNVIKKQSENAKGLPEVPGSYLTTRYLSMAARLVINNGVMARDSIMSYALQINDEIDSMRKEFGLD from the coding sequence ATGAAAAAAATTATAGCATTTCTTGTCATTATAAGTATAATGTTGGGCAACTTAATTATTGCTTCATCAGAGGAAGATACTACACTGTCTTCCTCCAATGTCGCATCCGATTATTCAGAATATAAGGTGCAAAATGCACAGGTGAATAAAGCAACCGAAGAAATAGTTATCAAAGCTATGGAGTTTTCCTCATACGAAGGAACACAGCCGCAGGCAGACGGAGAGATTCTTTATATTCCCGACGGATGTACTGTGAAATATAAGCTTAACATTGTAGAGGCGGGAATGTATAATTTGGCGCTTTGCTATGCTGCTGCCGAGGGAAAAGGACTGACCATTGAAAGAGGAATAAAAATCAACGGAAAGGTCCCCTTTGATTCGGCGGCAAGTATAGGTCTTTGCAGAATTTTTGCGGATGCAGAGAGTTTTAAAAAAGAAGGCAACGAATACCGTCCGCAGCAAAAAGAACAAGAAGTTTTTGCTGAAAGATATGTTACAGGCAGCGGAATTGAAAGTGATACCGTTTTTGAGTTTAATTTTGAAAGCGGAGAAAACGAATTAGAGCTTACATATCTTTCGGAGCCTATGAAGCTTAAATATATAAAGCTTTGCCGTAAGGAGCAGGTACCTTCTTACAGCGAATACCTTTCTGCCAATTCAAATAACACCGCAAAGGCAAGCGGAGAAATCAAATTTCAGGCAGAGGATACGTATCTTAAATCAGATGCAAGCTTATTCCCTCTTTCAGACCGTTCATCTGCGGCTAACGAGCCTATAAGCACAGTTTATACAAAGCTTAATTCAATCGGCGGAGAAAATTGGAGTATCCCTAAGCAGTGGATAAGCTGGAAATTTACTGTAAAAGAGGACGGCTGGTATAATCTCGGAATGAGATTAAGGCAGAATTTCAATTCAGGAACAGTTTCTAACAGAAGCCTTTATATTGACGGACAGCTTCCTTTTGCAGAGTGTGAGGAAATATCAGTTAAACACAGCCGTCAATGGCAGATGTTTACTCCTAAAAATGATGAAGGAAGCTATAAGTTTTATTTGACAGCAGGGGAACATACCATTACTCTTTACAATTCAATAGGTATTCTTTCCGACGTTATAAACAGAACAAATGACTCTATGACGCTTCTTTCAAGCGTCTACAGACAAGTAATGATGATAACCGGGCCCAGCCCAGATGCATACAGAGATTATAAGATTGATAAAATACTGCCCTCTGCAATGACAGCCTTTGAAGAGCAGTCAAAAGAACTGAGAGCTGTCTGTGAAGAGTTAGAGGGTATTGCAGGCAGAAGTAGTACAGGCTATGCATCAATACAAAAGCTTTTAATTCAGCTTGAAAGCTTTTTAGAAAAGCCCTCTTCTATTCCTGCAAGGCTTGACTCCTTCCGTTCAAATATAAGCGATGTTTCTTCCTGGGTGCTTGAATGTATAAATCAGCCCCTTTTGATAGATTATTTTGTATTTGAGCCGGTCGGACAAGAAATGCCTAAGGCAAACAGCGGCTTTTTCAAAAACCTTGTGTTTGGAATAGAGCAGTTTATTCAATCCTTTGTAAATGACTATAATAATATTTCTTTTACTGATTCAGAAGATATTTCCGAAAGTATTACTCTTTGGATGGGAGCAACAGTAGCGGCAACAAGCGGCGCAAATGTCATAGGAAGCGGTCGAGACCAGGCTACAGCCTTGAAAAATTTAACTGACAGTTATTTTATACCGCAGAAAAAGATAAATGTTAACGTGCGTCTTGTTGATATGGCTTCCTTGCTTCCTGCGGTAGCATCGGGTATGGGTCCTGATGTTGCCATAGGACAGGACAGAGCAAATCCTATGAATTATGCATACAGAGGCGCTCTTGTAAATCTTTCGGAGTTTGACGATATTAAAGAGGCAACCTCAGACTTTTTCCCTGAAGCACTCACCTCCTTCAGATACGGCGATGAAATATATGCACTTCCTGAAACCTTTGCATTTTCTCTTATGTTTTACAGGACAGATGTTCTTTCAGAGCTTGGAATAGAGGTTCCTAAAACTTGGGATGAGCTATATACAATAATTCCCAAGCTTTCAAATAAATATATGACAGTTGGTTTGCCCCTCTTATCTACTGACAGCATAGAGCTTTTCCTTGCTCTTTTATATCAAAAGGGCGGAGAGGTTTATGATAAAGGGTATACCAAAACATTACTTGACAGCGAGGTTTCAATTGAAGCCTTTAACGAATGGACAGATTTTTATACAAAATACGGGGTTGACCAAAAGGTTGACCTTCTCACAAGATTCAGAACAGGTGAAAGTCCCATTGTAATTACCCAGTACAGCTTTTACAATCAAATAGTTGCGACTGCTCCCGAGCTTATGGGAAAATGGGATGTAACAGGAGTTCCGGGATATGATGTAAATGACAATTGTGTTTACGGAACGGGTACGGGAGCAGTTATATTTAAAAATTCCAAGAAAAAAGAAGAGGCTTGGGAATTTTTGAAATGGTGGACAAACGCTGATATTCAGGTTGCTTTCAATCAGGAGCTGGAGGCAATTTTAGGTGAGTCTGCAAGAATTCCGACAGCCAATGCAAAGGCTCTTGAAAGACTTCCCTGGAATTCAAAAATGTTAAACGTAATTAAAAAGCAGTCTGAAAATGCAAAGGGCCTTCCCGAAGTGCCCGGAAGCTATCTTACAACAAGATATCTTTCAATGGCGGCAAGGCTTGTAATAAATAACGGTGTAATGGCAAGAGATTCTATAATGAGCTATGCTTTACAGATAAATGACGAGATTGATTCAATGAGAAAAGAATTCGGACTTGATTAA
- a CDS encoding helix-turn-helix domain-containing protein — translation MVIKDYFITTLDKNKYPNHPIVDAIGYEKRLKTDELNYVWDCKKSKESVCVFQYTMSGKGVLQINEKKYVQKAGDVFLIERPGNYKYWLPEDSDCWEFKFLSISFSAIPFWSPIVNNYGHTFNIKDENNPVMRQWNKLFDLVEKSTTTTKINDTEILNVQPFDTFLDNSLYAYKFLTVLHKYLFINGQTSSNAESVLLCIEFINTNFSREITNYDIAQAGFISPYYLNSKFKDAVGMTPLQYLTKVRLQNAMAMLYNLDYTIDFVAKQCGFKNANYFTKVYKKYTNLTPSEFRTQKRSMILL, via the coding sequence ATGGTAATTAAAGATTATTTTATAACTACTCTTGACAAAAATAAATACCCGAATCATCCCATTGTTGATGCCATAGGATATGAAAAACGATTGAAAACAGATGAACTTAACTACGTCTGGGACTGTAAAAAAAGCAAGGAGTCCGTTTGCGTTTTTCAGTATACTATGAGCGGTAAGGGCGTTTTACAGATAAACGAGAAAAAATACGTTCAAAAAGCAGGAGACGTATTCTTAATCGAGCGACCGGGTAATTATAAATACTGGTTGCCCGAGGATTCTGACTGTTGGGAATTCAAATTTTTATCTATTTCATTTTCGGCAATTCCTTTTTGGTCGCCTATAGTCAACAATTACGGGCATACCTTTAATATTAAGGACGAGAACAATCCTGTAATGCGCCAATGGAATAAGCTTTTTGACCTTGTGGAAAAATCCACCACAACAACAAAAATCAACGATACGGAAATTCTCAACGTTCAGCCTTTTGATACCTTTTTAGACAATTCTCTTTATGCCTATAAATTTCTTACAGTGCTTCACAAATATCTGTTTATCAACGGACAGACCTCAAGCAATGCAGAATCAGTGCTTCTTTGTATTGAGTTTATAAACACTAATTTCAGCCGCGAGATTACAAACTATGATATTGCGCAGGCGGGCTTTATTTCCCCTTATTATCTCAATTCAAAGTTTAAAGATGCAGTAGGAATGACGCCTCTTCAATATCTTACTAAGGTGCGTCTTCAGAATGCGATGGCTATGCTGTATAATCTTGATTATACTATTGACTTTGTTGCAAAACAGTGCGGCTTTAAGAATGCAAACTATTTTACTAAAGTATATAAAAAGTATACAAACTTAACACCAAGTGAATTCAGAACTCAAAAACGTTCTATGATATTACTGTGA